The DNA segment TGATGAAATAAAAACTCTTGGCACGGCTATTTTCGATGCAATATCAACGAATGCACATGTTGAAGGGAATTAAATGTATATTCTGTCTCTCTATTTTGTTTTTTTCATAGGCATGGGGATTTATGAGTACTGCAAGCGAAAGGATTTCGAAGAATTTGCTGTGGCAGGTCGACGTTGTGGAGCAACTGTCACAGGTGTTTCCATAACAGCTTCATGCGTAGGTGCTTCTGCTACAATTGGCATGACTGGTCTGGCTTTTTCCTCAGGTACTCCGGCTTTTTGGTGGCTTGGCTCCGGTGCAGTTGGGCTTCTTGTACTCAGCACATTTCTTGCCGCCAAGACGAGACGAAGTGGTGTATACACCCTGCCTGATATGGCTGAAAAGTTTATTTCACCCTCAGCTCGACGGCTGATGGCTTTAATTATTATTCCAGCATGGGCATCAATACTTGCAGCTCAGTATATAGCAGCAGCAAAGGCTGCTACAGCTTTATCTGGTATGGACTATTCAGTTGCTCTTATCTGTTGTGCCGCTGTTATTACGACCTATACGATGCTTGGTGGACAAAACTCTATTCTCAAAAGTGATTTTGTCCAATATTTTCTTGTTATTGTTGGATTAGCGCTCGCTCTTTATTATACAGGGCATGCGTCCTCTGTTTCTCTCATGAATATTAAATTGGAATTTGTTAATGACGCTTTTCCTCTTTCAAAATGGACCTATTTCATGGTCATTGTGGGTGGGAGCTATGTCGTGTGTCCTATGCTTTTTGGGCGTTTATTTTCTACTCGAGGCGAAAAGCAAGCTCAAAAC comes from the Pseudodesulfovibrio piezophilus C1TLV30 genome and includes:
- a CDS encoding sodium:solute symporter family protein; its protein translation is MYILSLYFVFFIGMGIYEYCKRKDFEEFAVAGRRCGATVTGVSITASCVGASATIGMTGLAFSSGTPAFWWLGSGAVGLLVLSTFLAAKTRRSGVYTLPDMAEKFISPSARRLMALIIIPAWASILAAQYIAAAKAATALSGMDYSVALICCAAVITTYTMLGGQNSILKSDFVQYFLVIVGLALALYYTGHASSVSLMNIKLEFVNDAFPLSKWTYFMVIVGGSYVVCPMLFGRLFSTRGEKQAQNGAFFAVICITLSAIGIVCIGLYARGLAPSGTDADSILTQVVPATMPAWAGTALLFALLSAIISSADSCLITAATVLEHDLIGGSNTGRCRLLMFVIGLGALGVAKSGGSILSLLLAANDIYVCGVVAPMFVAILAWNKRPINSLLMLLGIIAGGSLGIMAAWTGFKIYSFMGVGLSLTLSIAALLPSRSFAKS